In the Topomyia yanbarensis strain Yona2022 chromosome 3, ASM3024719v1, whole genome shotgun sequence genome, one interval contains:
- the LOC131689701 gene encoding adrenodoxin-like protein 1, mitochondrial isoform X1, translating into MKSFVLVRYIGLIGNYLLLNLKSSTDTYLLQFYMQSAFITSHLTMSISSNVRHLAQNFVNSWQCLLLSRNLHSSRSLRHGEYEWQDPKSDAEVVNITYIDKDGNRMTVRGKVGDNALYLAHRYGVEMEGACEASLACTTCHVYVLGDYGDKLPASEEKEDDLLDMAPFLKENSRLGCQIVLTKEMEGMELQLPLATRNFYVDGHKPKPH; encoded by the exons atgaaaagttttgttttagtTCGGTACATTGGATTGATcggtaattatttattgttaaatTTAAAATCGTCTACTGATACCTACCTACTACAGTTCTATATGCAATCGGCTTTTATCACATCACATTTAACAATGTCAATCTCTAGTAATGTACGACATTTAGCTCAGAATTTCGTAAACAGTTGGCAATGTTTGCTGTTATCACGCAACCTTCACTCTTCACGAA GTCTTCGACATGGAGAGTACGAGTGGCAAGATCCTAAAAGCGACGCTGAGGT AGTCAACATAACGTACATCGATAAAGATGGTAATAGAATGACGGTTCGTGGTAAGGTGGGCGATAATGCTCTTTATCTAGCTCATCGGTACGGCGTGGAAATGGAGGGTGCATGTGAAGCTTCTCTGGCCTGCACCACCTGCCATGTGTACGTTTTGGGTGACTACGGCGATAAGCTACCGGCTTCCGAGGAAAAAGAGGATGACCTGCTGGATATGGCACCGTTTTTGAAGGAGAACTCACGCCTAGGTTGTCAGATTGTGTTAACCAAGGAAATGGAAGGTATGGAACTGCAGTTGCCACTAGCCACACGGAATTTCTACGTTGATGGACATAAACCTAAGCCGCACTAG
- the LOC131689701 gene encoding adrenodoxin-like protein 1, mitochondrial isoform X2: MQSAFITSHLTMSISSNVRHLAQNFVNSWQCLLLSRNLHSSRSLRHGEYEWQDPKSDAEVVNITYIDKDGNRMTVRGKVGDNALYLAHRYGVEMEGACEASLACTTCHVYVLGDYGDKLPASEEKEDDLLDMAPFLKENSRLGCQIVLTKEMEGMELQLPLATRNFYVDGHKPKPH, from the exons ATGCAATCGGCTTTTATCACATCACATTTAACAATGTCAATCTCTAGTAATGTACGACATTTAGCTCAGAATTTCGTAAACAGTTGGCAATGTTTGCTGTTATCACGCAACCTTCACTCTTCACGAA GTCTTCGACATGGAGAGTACGAGTGGCAAGATCCTAAAAGCGACGCTGAGGT AGTCAACATAACGTACATCGATAAAGATGGTAATAGAATGACGGTTCGTGGTAAGGTGGGCGATAATGCTCTTTATCTAGCTCATCGGTACGGCGTGGAAATGGAGGGTGCATGTGAAGCTTCTCTGGCCTGCACCACCTGCCATGTGTACGTTTTGGGTGACTACGGCGATAAGCTACCGGCTTCCGAGGAAAAAGAGGATGACCTGCTGGATATGGCACCGTTTTTGAAGGAGAACTCACGCCTAGGTTGTCAGATTGTGTTAACCAAGGAAATGGAAGGTATGGAACTGCAGTTGCCACTAGCCACACGGAATTTCTACGTTGATGGACATAAACCTAAGCCGCACTAG